ttactaaAAATAATGTGCGCATGGTTCAGTAAAATGTTGTTCAGCTGTTATAACAACAAATTGATcttgaatattatttttttcttgttttcagaaATGGTCAAACTGTGGAAAATAGTGGGAATGTAAAGCAGTCAGAAAGCACAGAGCCCCCTCCATCATGTTAAGATTACCTGCATTATTGACTTCAGTATTTCCTCCAGACTCAAAGTCCTTATTTGTTCATGCACCATTGATAAGAAGATGTCTTAGAAGAGGTTATGCATTCAATTTGTCGTTACATATGTGTAATGGACACGGTACAAATTACGTAACAAGACGTACGACAAGCTGCTCATTCAAAAGGGAATCCTGGAGTTATCCCCATTCCATTTGTCTGCATAGAAGTGGGGTGCACTTGAGTAAGgtttcttgtatttattttaaccagaattctgctgtgcagaatcaagagaataatttaatgcatattttttgtAATGGATCAGTGATTAAGCAGCGTGTGTATGTTCCACATCATCAAGACTGTAGACATTTCTCTGTGCTAGAGAGAATCACATCAAGTCAACCTTTATGTGGAGCAATGAGGAACAGTAATGAACACAAGGAAAGAACACATGTTCCAGTACAGACAAATTCATCAAGGCAGCTGAGTTTTTCTGCAAAAAGTGTTGTAGATGCATCGCCTCTGTCTTTCCAGCCTTATCTGCGATTGACACGAGTGGATAAACCAATaggtaatatatgtatacagagcTTCTGTTCTTATCAGCTGGGAAGGTCAGCAAGTTTTAACTGTGCTATctcattttatcagtctgtgCATCTGTCTCTGTAATTTATCTGCCCTTCAGCTTCACTGAATGTTTAAAGTTGCTTAGCTGATcagtgttttaccccatacttcAACACATTCAACTTGTTTGACTGAgtggttgaaggaaaccaacCACTGCACcttgccatgtacctgacacgGCTGTGAGAGAGTAACAGTAAGGACTCCTAAGTCCTAATAATGAGGCACACGAGGTGtgttcaatcctggccttgggcacggaatttgtggattccaaTGAGCAATGGAGAGCATTTGTGGGGCTGTTGGCACacagttttgatttattaatgaccatttgtcttccaccagaaATGGAGTGCAAGTCTGTAAAGTAGGAAAGGTTGTAACGTTCACAGCAGTAGTAATTTCCCAAAGGTTAGTGGATAAACTGGATAGCTGTTTCCCATGTATCTGATCGAGATTTCATGGCTGCAGGACAAACAAATCCATGTGATTAAAGTATTTGTAAATAAAGTATTTGTGAACCTCAGCATTTAAACATACAGTAGTTCAGCAaaatctgtgtattttattCCACTCATGACATCTTAAACTTTACTTGGGTTTTAGGACAGTTTCAAGttgaaaatttagaaaaatatattttaataaattggATTGGAGTTGAACTGTTGGCTATCGCCAAAGACTGTAGTGTACATTaggcataaatgatcatgtgtGTTTGTTTATCTTACCAATGACACGTTACGCACATGCATACTGAGGCACCACTTCAAACAGCTGgtcacagttggtagagcgtccgcttcgggaccggtagatccaggatcaatccttggtcgagtcacacctaagactttaaaagaggaagttgtaacttcctcgcttggcgttcagcatgaaggggatagttaTTACCCTGGTAACTCGGATTTCTAACATGCATGAAACTGACCTCCACcattaaagtaaaaaattcttcatttacaTGACGTTAAAAAGCAGTCAAAATTAGATGAATTAAAGCCACAGCTAAAGAAAACTTGTGGCCTTGTGAACCATAGGCTTTTCCTAGTCCTACAGTATACAGTATGGGGGTTATAGCGATCAGGATGTCTGCAGGTTTGCCTGTAATCATTTCTTTTTAACAAATCTGCTCTTAATGTTTTTATCATATTGTCGTGAAACTTGATCTGCATTATGAGGATGATATATGCATGTGCTGTTGTGGTTTTGTTACATCAGTTATTTACATTTATCACTCTTCCAGGATATTCTAGATTCAAAGCGAGAAGGTGCTTATGAACAAAACACTTGTTCAGCTTATGGCCCATTTGCttccatttaaatattttgcataCATGGAAGACTCAAGGGAACACAGAATAGGCTTCTGTATTTtaatgtcaaatacatgtacatgtaatagtaatAGTTTGCAGTCAAGCAACGTTGTGGGTTTAGTTTAACAGTTACTCTATTGCATGGTTGCAGGCACATGGCTGCTGTTCTGGCCGTGTACCTGGAGCATCTGCCTGGCTGGTGAGGCTGGGCATTTACCTGACTTTAGAATGATTGCTCTGTTTGGCATGGGGGCTTTTCTCATGAGAGGAGCAGGATGTATCATCAATGACATGTGGGACAAAGACTTTGACAGAAAGGTAAAGCCTTAATAGTTCTAAGAAttggtgattggtgttttacgccgtactcctgaatatgtcacttatatgacagcagcgggcattatggtgggaggaaaccagggcaTGTGCACTGTACCTTTTAAACCTGGAATGCAATATGCATGATGAATAATTTAAACCAACCAAGCTAGAGCgtgtaattttgaaaaatgcatGTGATTGGTTCTCGTAGGGGCATACTATATCTGTTATTTGCTCTTTTGCCGTCTCAGGTTGAAAGAACCAAGCTACGACCCCTGGCAAGTGGAGAACTGAACACATTCCAGGCCCTGTGTTTCCTGGGCCTAAATTTATCTCTTGCGTTAGGTGTCCTACTTCAGCT
Above is a window of Liolophura sinensis isolate JHLJ2023 chromosome 7, CUHK_Ljap_v2, whole genome shotgun sequence DNA encoding:
- the LOC135469850 gene encoding 4-hydroxybenzoate polyprenyltransferase, mitochondrial-like isoform X1, yielding MLRLPALLTSVFPPDSKSLFVHAPLIRRCLRRGYAFNLSLHMCNGHGTNYVTRRTTSCSFKRESWSYPHSICLHRSGVHLSKVSCIYFNQNSAVQNQENNLMHIFCNGSVIKQRVYVPHHQDCRHFSVLERITSSQPLCGAMRNSNEHKERTHVPVQTNSSRQLSFSAKSVVDASPLSFQPYLRLTRVDKPIGTWLLFWPCTWSICLAGEAGHLPDFRMIALFGMGAFLMRGAGCIINDMWDKDFDRKVERTKLRPLASGELNTFQALCFLGLNLSLALGVLLQLNWYSVMLGASSMLLVVTYPLMKRYTYWPQAFLGLTLNWVFSWLGATCREVWSGGVAPPLYGYRSLYHDLRQHLLTPGLTFNYGAILGWSAVQGSCDWPIVIPLYTSGFAWTLLYDTIYAHQDKYDDMLIGVKSTALKFGDQTKPWLFGFAAVMMSGLTCTGVMCEQTWPYYLAVATTGTHLAYQIYDVDLNNPDDCARKFRSNSWLGMILFLGAAFGTWLRHPHTKGDRAVKGTNR
- the LOC135469850 gene encoding 4-hydroxybenzoate polyprenyltransferase, mitochondrial-like isoform X2, coding for MLRLPALLTSVFPPDSKSLFVHAPLIRRCLRRGYAFNLSLHMCNGHGTNYVTRRTTSCSFKRESWSYPHSICLHRSGVHLSKVSCIYFNQNSAVQNQENNLMHIFCNGSVIKQRVYVPHHQDCRHFSVLERITSSQPLCGAMRNSNEHKERTHVPVQTNSSRQLSFSAKSVVDASPLSFQPYLRLTRVDKPIGTWLLFWPCTWSICLAGEAGHLPDFRMIALFGMGAFLMRGAGCIINDMWDKDFDRKVERTKLRPLASGELNTFQALCFLGLNLSLALGVLLQLNWYSVMLGASSMLLVVTYPLMKRYTYWPQAFLGLTFNYGAILGWSAVQGSCDWPIVIPLYTSGFAWTLLYDTIYAHQDKYDDMLIGVKSTALKFGDQTKPWLFGFAAVMMSGLTCTGVMCEQTWPYYLAVATTGTHLAYQIYDVDLNNPDDCARKFRSNSWLGMILFLGAAFGTWLRHPHTKGDRAVKGTNR